In Planktothrix sp. FACHB-1365, one DNA window encodes the following:
- the galT gene encoding galactose-1-phosphate uridylyltransferase, translating into MFDNMTELRQNLITRDWVIIATERAKRPDEFSKAEMSLTPIPHYRSNCPFCAGNEPLTGGREILRLSNDLEWRVRVVNNKYPALSPDGERVRETDGIFRALSGFGFHEVVIEHPRHDLTMALMEINDLANIIRVYRQRYADIRLDSRVETIIIFKNHGRGAGTSLEHPHSQIAAIPIVPYQWRDRAREAIRYYDDTGECIFCRTLAEELQAKERIIFTSEYFVAFIPYAALSPFHTWIFPRRHTSSFDEITEVEILDLAKTLKTVLAKLYYGLNNPDYNYTIRSIPTAEQRTDYSHWYIALIPRVSLSAGFELGSGMYINTALPEESAAFLRSIEIPSPSLIDKN; encoded by the coding sequence ATTTTTGATAATATGACTGAACTCAGACAAAATTTAATTACAAGAGATTGGGTGATTATTGCCACTGAACGGGCTAAACGACCCGATGAATTTTCTAAGGCTGAAATGTCTCTCACCCCTATTCCTCACTATCGTTCTAATTGTCCCTTTTGTGCTGGGAATGAACCGTTAACAGGAGGTCGAGAAATATTAAGGTTATCGAATGATTTAGAATGGCGAGTCCGCGTTGTTAATAATAAATATCCCGCTTTATCTCCTGACGGTGAAAGAGTCCGAGAAACTGACGGTATTTTTAGAGCTTTATCAGGGTTTGGATTTCATGAAGTTGTGATTGAACATCCTCGCCATGATTTAACAATGGCATTAATGGAAATTAACGATTTAGCCAATATTATTCGGGTTTATCGCCAACGCTATGCTGATATTCGCTTAGATTCTCGTGTGGAAACTATTATTATCTTTAAAAATCATGGTCGAGGTGCGGGAACTTCTTTAGAACATCCGCACTCTCAAATTGCCGCTATTCCCATTGTTCCCTATCAATGGAGAGATCGTGCACGGGAAGCAATTCGCTATTATGATGATACGGGAGAATGTATTTTTTGTCGAACTTTAGCCGAGGAATTGCAAGCAAAAGAACGAATAATTTTTACCAGTGAATATTTTGTGGCGTTTATTCCTTATGCCGCCCTTTCACCGTTTCATACTTGGATTTTTCCCCGTCGTCATACATCTTCCTTTGATGAAATTACCGAAGTGGAAATTTTAGATTTAGCCAAAACTTTAAAAACTGTCCTAGCCAAACTTTACTATGGGTTAAATAATCCTGATTATAACTATACCATTCGTTCAATTCCTACCGCAGAACAACGTACCGACTATTCCCATTGGTATATTGCTTTAATTCCCAGAGTTTCTTTATCCGCCGGATTTGAACTCGGCAGTGGAATGTATATCAATACAGCTTTACCTGAAGAAAGTGCTGCATTTTTACGTTCGATTGAAATTCCCTCTCCTTCTCTTATAGATAAAAATTAA
- a CDS encoding CVNH domain-containing protein: MKILSGWVKIIITFVLAVVLGFNVWGGQAWAIGEFSNTCTDITVSSGTDMASLGKALLSASCEKMNGSYQQTTLELNPYLENNRSGILSWKQENLGRQALINCYDLTVSDQGVLQGTCFNLSKKMSSDVKTSINLNEHIANIDGSLKYE; this comes from the coding sequence ATGAAAATTTTATCTGGGTGGGTAAAAATAATCATTACCTTTGTCTTAGCCGTTGTTTTGGGCTTCAATGTATGGGGTGGTCAGGCATGGGCAATTGGTGAATTTAGTAATACCTGTACAGATATTACTGTTTCGAGTGGTACAGATATGGCAAGTTTAGGAAAAGCCCTTCTCTCAGCAAGCTGTGAGAAAATGAACGGTTCTTATCAACAAACAACGCTGGAACTAAATCCATATCTTGAAAATAATCGCTCAGGAATTCTATCTTGGAAACAAGAAAATTTAGGACGGCAAGCATTAATTAATTGTTACGACTTGACTGTATCTGATCAGGGGGTACTTCAAGGGACGTGTTTCAATTTATCCAAAAAAATGAGTTCAGATGTGAAAACATCAATTAACTTGAATGAACATATTGCCAATATTGATGGCAGTCTCAAATATGAATAA
- a CDS encoding DUF2891 domain-containing protein, which translates to MNLNPETFSLEVANRFAEFGLKCTLQEYPHVQCYWLKSDADLIPPRQLNPAFYGCLDWHSAVHNHWMLTRLIRYFPEADFVTPAREILTQNLTPENIKIEAEFLKSQPRFECPYGLVWFLQLIAELTEWDDEHSKGLLENLAPLETVIVNNLRTWLHTLTHPNRTGLHNQTAFALGLMLDWATITAQENLLDEVEYKAQKFYSKDHNYSWHCEPLGYDFLSPCLAEADLMRRVLPAVEFSEWLTLFLPELPRDLKTDWFHPITLENPEDYGQSHFDGLNLSRAWMLDGIISGLFPEDNRIPALKAVANLHRQVGLNPLSGNSYGGSHWLGSFAVYLGTKRGLTLPN; encoded by the coding sequence GTGAATTTAAACCCTGAAACCTTTTCTTTAGAAGTTGCCAATCGCTTTGCTGAATTTGGCTTGAAATGTACCCTTCAAGAATATCCTCATGTTCAGTGTTACTGGTTAAAAAGTGATGCTGATTTGATTCCTCCTCGACAACTCAATCCGGCTTTTTATGGCTGTTTAGATTGGCATTCTGCGGTTCATAATCATTGGATGTTAACTCGATTAATTCGATATTTTCCAGAAGCAGATTTTGTTACCCCCGCTAGAGAAATTTTAACCCAAAATTTAACGCCTGAAAATATTAAAATTGAAGCAGAGTTTTTAAAGTCTCAACCTCGATTTGAATGTCCCTATGGGTTAGTTTGGTTTTTACAATTAATAGCAGAATTAACTGAATGGGATGACGAACACTCTAAAGGTTTATTGGAAAATTTAGCACCTTTAGAAACTGTTATTGTCAATAATCTGCGAACTTGGTTACACACCTTAACCCATCCTAATCGTACCGGATTACACAATCAAACTGCCTTTGCGTTAGGATTAATGTTAGATTGGGCAACGATTACGGCTCAGGAAAATCTCTTAGATGAAGTTGAATATAAAGCTCAAAAATTCTATAGCAAAGATCACAATTATTCCTGGCATTGTGAACCCTTGGGTTATGATTTTCTCTCTCCGTGTTTAGCAGAAGCAGACTTAATGCGACGGGTGCTTCCGGCTGTCGAATTTAGCGAATGGTTAACTCTTTTTTTACCCGAACTTCCCCGTGACTTGAAAACGGACTGGTTTCATCCGATTACTCTGGAAAATCCTGAAGATTACGGACAATCCCATTTTGATGGGTTAAACTTAAGTCGGGCATGGATGTTAGACGGGATTATCTCAGGCTTATTTCCAGAAGATAACCGAATTCCTGCTTTAAAAGCTGTGGCAAATCTTCATCGCCAAGTCGGTTTAAATCCTTTATCAGGAAATTCCTATGGGGGAAGTCATTGGTTAGGGAGTTTTGCTGTTTATCTAGGGACAAAACGAGGACTAACTCTACCCAATTAA
- a CDS encoding reverse transcriptase domain-containing protein — MKTSITKTTTAWNSINWAKVQRVVFKLQKRIYQASLSGQNAKARKLQKLLVKSYYAKLLSIRRVTQDNQGKKTAGVDGVKSITPKQRLELAQNLNKYQKAKPLRRKWIPKPNGEKRPLGIPTMQDRVRQALVKSALEPQWEARFEGESYGFRPGRSAHDAMSRIFQSIHKLDYYILDADISKCFDQINHEYLLSKIDCPSTMKAQIRQWLKAGVMDNGIFNATESGTPQGGVISPLLANIALDGMIELIKHKFPKKNNRIQAQVIRYADDFVVISPQLEIIQQCQIVIKEWLKPIGLELKPAKTRICHTLREIEVKGEKVKPGFDFLGWNFRQYPVGKHHSGKKNNGKFIGFKTLIKPSKKAIKAHADQVKEVIKT; from the coding sequence GTGAAAACGAGTATAACCAAGACTACGACTGCATGGAATTCTATCAATTGGGCGAAAGTTCAGAGGGTAGTATTTAAGCTGCAAAAGAGAATTTACCAGGCATCATTATCGGGACAAAATGCGAAAGCTCGGAAGCTCCAAAAACTTCTAGTCAAGTCATATTACGCCAAACTCTTATCAATCAGAAGGGTTACTCAAGATAATCAAGGCAAGAAAACAGCCGGGGTAGATGGGGTCAAATCCATCACACCCAAACAACGATTAGAACTTGCCCAAAACTTGAATAAATACCAAAAGGCAAAACCACTCCGAAGGAAATGGATACCCAAACCTAACGGAGAAAAACGTCCTTTAGGAATCCCAACTATGCAAGACAGAGTTAGGCAAGCCTTGGTTAAATCTGCATTAGAGCCACAATGGGAAGCCAGATTTGAGGGTGAAAGCTATGGGTTCAGACCCGGACGTTCAGCCCATGATGCAATGTCAAGAATCTTCCAAAGTATCCACAAATTAGATTACTACATACTGGATGCTGACATCTCAAAGTGTTTTGATCAGATTAACCATGAATACCTACTGTCTAAAATTGATTGTCCATCAACAATGAAAGCTCAAATCAGACAATGGTTAAAAGCTGGGGTAATGGACAACGGCATATTTAATGCAACAGAGTCAGGCACTCCACAAGGAGGAGTCATTAGTCCTCTACTTGCTAACATCGCATTGGATGGAATGATTGAGTTAATCAAACACAAATTCCCTAAAAAGAATAACCGTATACAAGCTCAAGTCATCAGATATGCCGATGATTTTGTTGTAATTAGTCCGCAATTAGAAATCATTCAACAATGCCAAATTGTCATCAAAGAATGGTTAAAACCTATCGGATTAGAACTGAAACCAGCTAAAACCCGTATATGCCACACACTGAGAGAAATCGAAGTTAAGGGTGAGAAGGTAAAACCAGGATTCGACTTTCTAGGTTGGAACTTCCGACAATACCCAGTTGGTAAACACCATTCTGGAAAAAAGAATAACGGAAAATTCATAGGATTTAAAACCCTAATCAAACCTAGCAAGAAGGCAATTAAAGCTCACGCGGATCAGGTAAAAGAAGTGATTAAAACCCA
- a CDS encoding ABC-F family ATP-binding cassette domain-containing protein → MSIFTLQSVKKEFGTKEILREANFSLDATDKVGLIGTNGSGKSTLLKMIAGQEPIDGGQLWVNPRAKVIYLPQQPNLDENRTVLEQIFADSGEQMHLIQEYEDLSHKLAKHPEDSQLLTRFSQVTQKMDATNAWELENRAKIILTQLGIEDFDTPIRQLSGGYRKRIALATALLVEPDVLLMDEPTNHLDAMSVEWLQDYLKNYRGALLLITHDRYFLDQVTNRILELDRGDLFTYSGNYSYFLEKKAEAEDIAVSQQRKHRGVLRRELEWLKRGPKARSTKQKARIQRIEGMQETEFKQVQGKVEISTPGRRIGKKVIELNNVSKSYNNRVLIQEFTYSFNPDDRLGIIGGNGVGKSTLLDMITGRVQPDSGILEIGSTIHIGYFDQHSEDLLEAMNENQRVIDYLKEVAEYVKTADGTQITASQMLERFLFPPSQQYSPLNKLSGGEKRRLFLLRVLMSAPNVLILDEPTNDLDVQTLSVLEDYLEDFNGCVIVVSHDRYFLDRTVETIFSFEPGGNLRQYPGNYSVYLDYKKAEDLELNRQTIKVEEKPKDTGIESEKSQRYSWDKSGQRKLSSKERREYEKLEVKIAELEAKKIKLEQQLYHAPPGSVSKVQDLHQQVETITQEIDNATERWLELAEIASSN, encoded by the coding sequence ATGTCTATTTTTACACTACAATCCGTTAAAAAAGAATTTGGAACCAAAGAAATCCTCAGAGAAGCTAACTTTAGTTTAGATGCAACGGATAAAGTTGGTTTAATTGGTACTAATGGTTCAGGAAAATCAACGTTATTAAAAATGATTGCTGGACAGGAACCCATTGATGGGGGGCAACTTTGGGTTAACCCTAGAGCGAAAGTTATCTATTTACCGCAACAACCGAATTTAGATGAAAATCGCACGGTTTTAGAACAAATTTTTGCCGATAGTGGCGAACAAATGCACTTAATTCAAGAGTATGAAGATTTATCTCATAAATTAGCAAAACATCCTGAAGATTCCCAACTCTTAACGCGATTTTCCCAAGTGACTCAAAAAATGGATGCAACCAACGCTTGGGAATTAGAAAACCGAGCTAAAATTATTTTAACACAATTAGGAATTGAAGATTTTGACACACCCATTCGTCAGTTATCCGGGGGATATCGCAAACGCATTGCTTTAGCAACGGCGTTATTAGTTGAACCCGATGTTTTATTAATGGATGAACCCACCAACCATTTAGATGCAATGTCCGTTGAATGGTTGCAAGATTACTTAAAAAATTATCGCGGTGCGTTACTTTTAATTACCCATGACCGCTATTTTTTAGACCAAGTAACAAATCGAATTTTAGAATTAGACCGAGGGGATTTATTTACCTATTCAGGAAATTATTCTTATTTTTTAGAAAAGAAAGCGGAAGCCGAGGATATTGCTGTTAGTCAACAACGCAAACATCGGGGGGTTTTACGTCGAGAATTAGAATGGTTGAAGCGAGGGCCAAAAGCCAGAAGTACCAAACAAAAAGCTCGAATTCAACGCATTGAAGGAATGCAAGAAACGGAATTTAAACAAGTTCAGGGGAAAGTTGAAATTTCAACTCCAGGTCGTCGCATTGGGAAAAAAGTAATTGAATTAAATAATGTTTCTAAATCCTATAATAATCGGGTTTTAATTCAAGAGTTTACCTATAGTTTTAATCCCGATGACCGTTTAGGAATTATTGGGGGAAATGGCGTTGGAAAATCAACGTTATTAGATATGATTACAGGTCGAGTCCAACCCGATAGCGGAATATTAGAAATCGGGTCAACCATTCATATCGGTTATTTTGACCAACATTCTGAAGATTTGTTAGAGGCGATGAATGAAAATCAGCGTGTAATTGATTATTTAAAAGAAGTGGCTGAATATGTGAAAACCGCCGATGGTACTCAAATTACTGCTTCTCAAATGTTAGAACGATTTTTATTTCCTCCCAGTCAACAATATTCCCCGTTAAATAAACTTTCGGGAGGGGAAAAACGACGGTTATTTTTATTACGGGTGTTAATGAGTGCGCCGAATGTATTAATTTTGGATGAACCGACAAATGATTTAGATGTACAAACGTTATCGGTTTTAGAAGATTATTTAGAAGATTTTAATGGTTGCGTGATAGTGGTTTCCCACGACCGTTATTTTTTAGACCGAACTGTTGAGACAATTTTTTCTTTTGAACCTGGGGGAAATTTACGACAATATCCAGGGAATTATTCGGTTTATTTAGATTATAAAAAAGCTGAAGATTTAGAGTTAAATCGTCAAACAATAAAAGTTGAAGAAAAACCGAAAGATACAGGAATAGAGTCTGAAAAATCTCAACGGTATTCTTGGGATAAAAGCGGACAACGTAAATTATCCTCTAAAGAACGGCGAGAATATGAAAAATTAGAGGTAAAAATTGCTGAATTAGAAGCAAAAAAAATCAAGTTAGAACAACAATTATATCATGCACCGCCAGGGTCAGTTTCTAAAGTTCAAGACTTACATCAACAAGTCGAAACCATTACCCAAGAGATTGATAATGCCACAGAACGGTGGTTAGAATTAGCTGAAATAGCCTCTTCTAACTAA